A genomic window from Flintibacter sp. KGMB00164 includes:
- a CDS encoding ANTAR domain-containing protein, with the protein MVFQERTYSVLVVSASAAFDRTVSDLLPRNDFFPVNMVKSCGEARRALLDKEYDIVLINAPLQDDFGMRLAIDVCSTSHAGVLLCVKSALYNDVYSKVTPHGVLTLSKPTSLPMITHSLRVLCALRERLRKLEAKQQSVEERMEEIRLVNRAKWLLIQCLNMTEAQAHRYIEKQSMDTRVSKREVAQDIIKTYAGQPPLSDNPFSSLP; encoded by the coding sequence ATGGTATTCCAGGAACGCACATACAGCGTACTGGTGGTTTCGGCCTCGGCCGCCTTTGACCGCACCGTCTCCGACCTGCTCCCCCGCAATGATTTCTTCCCAGTAAACATGGTAAAGAGCTGTGGAGAGGCCCGCCGGGCGCTGCTGGACAAGGAGTACGATATCGTCCTCATCAATGCCCCTCTCCAGGACGACTTTGGTATGCGTCTTGCCATTGACGTGTGCAGCACCAGCCATGCCGGAGTTCTGTTGTGTGTGAAGAGCGCGCTTTATAACGACGTCTACTCCAAAGTGACCCCTCACGGAGTGCTCACCTTGTCTAAGCCCACCTCTCTGCCCATGATCACCCACTCTCTGCGGGTACTTTGTGCCCTGCGGGAGCGGCTGCGCAAGCTGGAGGCCAAACAGCAGTCGGTGGAAGAACGCATGGAGGAGATCCGTCTCGTGAACCGGGCCAAGTGGCTGCTCATCCAGTGTCTCAACATGACGGAAGCCCAGGCCCACCGCTACATCGAAAAGCAGTCTATGGACACCCGCGTCTCCAAACGGGAGGTGGCCCAGGACATCATCAAGACCTACGCCGGGCAGCCCCCTTTGAGTGATAACCCATTCTCCTCTCTGCCATAA
- a CDS encoding glutamine synthetase family protein, whose protein sequence is MKYSPEEVIQFVQEEDVKFIRLAFCDVYGKQKNITIMPSQLQRAFTYGVAFDASAIAGFGGEVRSDLFLHPDPATLISLPWRPENGRVVRMFCDVTHPDGTPLDSDTRGLLKKAVAQAAQEGYAFAFGSEMEFYLFQTDEAGNPTTQPYDQAGYMDVAPEDKGENIRREICMILEQMGIQPEGSHHEEGPGQNEIDFRYSDPLTAADNAVTFCSIVKTVAARNGLWADFSPKPLSNRAGSGLHINFSVKGPEGSDPLPHVIAGLLDQAYPLTAFLNPTANSYLRLGSSKAPGYITWSSENRSQLIRIPAAVGEFRRAELRSADPSANPYLAFAMLIYAGLYGIKQGLTLPAPADFNLYTAPAGVLSRYRRLPTCLEEAMSAAWESKFVTQHLPPSVVAAYCRRRG, encoded by the coding sequence ATGAAATATTCACCGGAAGAAGTCATCCAGTTTGTCCAGGAGGAGGATGTGAAGTTCATCCGTCTGGCCTTCTGCGACGTATACGGCAAGCAGAAAAACATCACCATCATGCCCAGCCAGCTTCAGCGGGCATTCACTTACGGTGTGGCCTTTGACGCCTCGGCCATTGCCGGCTTTGGCGGAGAGGTCCGCTCCGATCTCTTTCTCCACCCCGATCCTGCCACCCTCATCTCCCTGCCCTGGCGGCCGGAGAATGGCCGGGTGGTGCGCATGTTCTGTGACGTCACCCACCCGGACGGCACTCCCCTGGATTCCGACACCCGTGGGCTGCTGAAAAAGGCTGTGGCCCAGGCCGCTCAGGAGGGTTACGCCTTTGCCTTCGGCTCGGAGATGGAATTTTATCTCTTTCAAACCGACGAAGCGGGCAATCCCACCACCCAGCCCTATGATCAGGCAGGCTATATGGACGTAGCTCCCGAGGATAAGGGAGAGAACATCCGCCGGGAGATCTGCATGATCCTGGAGCAGATGGGCATCCAGCCCGAGGGCTCTCACCACGAGGAGGGCCCGGGACAAAACGAGATCGATTTCCGCTACTCCGATCCCCTCACCGCCGCCGACAATGCGGTCACCTTCTGCTCCATTGTCAAGACGGTTGCCGCCCGCAACGGCCTGTGGGCCGACTTCTCCCCCAAGCCTTTGAGCAACCGGGCAGGCAGCGGCCTGCACATCAATTTCTCCGTTAAGGGGCCGGAGGGCAGCGATCCCCTGCCCCATGTTATCGCCGGACTGTTGGATCAGGCCTATCCCCTTACCGCATTTTTAAACCCCACCGCTAATTCCTATCTGCGCCTGGGCAGCAGCAAGGCCCCGGGCTACATCACCTGGTCCTCGGAGAACCGCTCCCAGCTGATCCGCATTCCGGCTGCCGTCGGCGAGTTCCGGCGTGCGGAGCTGCGCTCCGCCGACCCTTCGGCCAATCCCTACCTGGCCTTTGCCATGCTCATCTATGCGGGACTCTACGGCATCAAGCAGGGGCTCACCCTTCCTGCTCCCGCCGACTTTAACCTCTACACCGCGCCCGCCGGTGTTCTCTCCCGCTACCGCCGGCTGCCCACCTGCCTGGAAGAGGCCATGAGCGCCGCCTGGGAGAGCAAGTTTGTCACCCAGCACCTGCCCCCCTCGGTAGTCGCCGCCTACTGCCGCCGGAGAGGCTGA
- a CDS encoding glutamine synthetase III gives MMTVPEYFGCKAFDDRVMKARLSQPVYESLRKTMDEGAKLNLSVANAVAQAMKDWAVEQGATHFTHWFQPMTGITAEKHDSFISPAPDGRVIMEFSGKELIKGEPDASSFPSGGLRATFEARGYTAWDPTSYAFIKDDTLCIPTAFCSYGGEALDKKTPLLRSMQALNKQALRVLRLMGNDTVKYVRTCVGPEQEYFLVDKALYDRRPDLIYTGRTLFGARPPKGQELDDHYFGSIKPRVAAYMKELDEELWKLGILAKTEHNEVAPAQHELAPIYTTTNIATDHNQLTMEIMQKVAARHGLVCLLHEKPFAGVNGSGKHNNWSISTDEGVNLLSPGDTPHENAQFLVFLCAVLQAVDDYQDLLRMSVATAGNDHRLGANEAPPAVVSVFLGDELTGILEAIEKDAPYAGVEPTQMKLGVHTLPRFARDTTDRNRTSPFAFTGNKFEFRMLGSSNSIACANIMLNTAVAQSLKEYADRLEGAGEDKNQVLHDLIRETVSKHKRIIFNGNGYDDAWIKEATQERGLLNLRTTPDCVPCLLSEKNADLLTGHKVFSMAELRSRCEIMLENYTKTVSIEALTMIDMARKEILPAVEEYTASVAAGVAAKRAAVAQLSCSYEAGLVSKLSQLTDQIAQRTDELELAMVHLGDESDVMVQADYVRDEILPKMGSLRAAVDEAETMTAKKYWPFPSYGELLFGVR, from the coding sequence ATGATGACCGTACCGGAGTATTTTGGATGCAAAGCCTTTGACGACCGCGTGATGAAGGCCAGACTGTCCCAGCCGGTGTATGAATCGCTGCGCAAGACCATGGATGAGGGGGCCAAGCTCAATCTGTCCGTGGCCAATGCGGTGGCCCAGGCTATGAAGGACTGGGCCGTGGAACAGGGAGCTACCCATTTTACTCATTGGTTCCAGCCCATGACCGGGATCACGGCGGAGAAGCATGACAGCTTCATCAGCCCGGCGCCCGATGGGCGGGTCATTATGGAGTTCTCCGGCAAGGAGCTTATCAAGGGCGAGCCGGATGCCTCCTCCTTCCCCTCCGGCGGCCTGCGGGCTACCTTTGAGGCCAGAGGCTACACCGCCTGGGACCCCACGTCCTACGCGTTTATTAAAGACGATACCCTGTGTATCCCCACCGCCTTCTGCTCCTACGGAGGCGAGGCGCTGGACAAGAAGACCCCGCTGCTTCGTTCCATGCAGGCGCTCAACAAGCAGGCACTGCGGGTGCTGCGGCTGATGGGAAATGATACCGTCAAGTATGTGCGCACCTGTGTGGGACCGGAACAGGAATACTTTTTGGTGGACAAGGCCCTCTATGACCGCCGCCCCGACCTTATCTACACCGGCCGCACTCTGTTCGGCGCCCGTCCGCCCAAGGGACAGGAACTGGACGACCACTACTTTGGATCCATCAAGCCCCGGGTGGCTGCTTACATGAAGGAACTGGATGAGGAGCTATGGAAGCTTGGTATCCTGGCCAAGACCGAACACAACGAGGTAGCTCCCGCCCAGCACGAGCTGGCTCCTATCTACACCACCACAAACATCGCCACCGACCACAACCAGCTCACCATGGAGATCATGCAGAAGGTGGCCGCCCGCCACGGTCTGGTGTGTCTGCTCCATGAAAAGCCCTTTGCCGGAGTAAACGGCAGCGGCAAGCACAACAACTGGTCCATTTCCACGGATGAGGGAGTAAACCTCCTCTCTCCCGGGGATACTCCCCATGAAAACGCCCAGTTCCTGGTGTTCCTGTGTGCGGTGCTCCAGGCGGTGGATGACTACCAGGACCTGCTGCGTATGTCGGTAGCCACCGCGGGCAACGACCACCGGCTGGGTGCCAACGAGGCTCCGCCCGCCGTGGTGTCCGTCTTCTTGGGAGATGAGCTCACCGGCATCCTGGAGGCCATCGAAAAAGATGCGCCTTACGCCGGAGTGGAGCCCACCCAGATGAAGCTGGGAGTCCACACTCTGCCCCGGTTTGCCCGGGATACCACCGACCGCAACCGTACCTCTCCCTTTGCCTTCACCGGCAACAAGTTTGAGTTCCGGATGCTGGGCTCCTCCAACTCCATTGCCTGTGCCAACATCATGCTCAACACCGCTGTGGCCCAGTCCCTCAAGGAGTATGCCGATCGCCTGGAGGGAGCGGGAGAGGACAAGAACCAGGTCCTCCACGACCTTATCCGGGAGACTGTGTCCAAGCATAAGCGCATCATTTTCAACGGCAACGGTTATGACGATGCCTGGATCAAAGAGGCTACCCAGGAGCGGGGACTGCTGAACCTGCGCACCACGCCTGACTGTGTGCCCTGCCTGCTCAGTGAGAAAAACGCGGACCTGCTCACCGGACATAAGGTGTTTTCCATGGCGGAGCTCCGTTCCCGCTGCGAGATCATGCTGGAAAACTACACGAAGACGGTGAGCATCGAGGCCCTGACCATGATCGACATGGCCCGGAAGGAGATCCTCCCTGCGGTGGAGGAGTACACTGCCTCGGTAGCCGCCGGAGTTGCGGCCAAGCGGGCGGCAGTGGCTCAGCTGAGCTGCAGCTATGAAGCTGGGCTGGTGAGCAAGCTGTCTCAGCTTACCGATCAGATTGCCCAGCGCACCGACGAGCTGGAACTGGCTATGGTGCACCTGGGAGACGAGAGTGACGTGATGGTCCAGGCCGACTATGTGCGGGACGAGATCCTGCCTAAGATGGGCAGCCTGCGGGCAGCGGTGGATGAGGCCGAGACCATGACAGCAAAGAAGTATTGGCCCTTCCCCAGTTATGGGGAACTGCTGTTCGGCGTGCGCTGA
- the asnB gene encoding asparagine synthase B yields MCSIMGYCGEGMDYETFRQGFDRTLSRGPDDTRIVDTGMGLLGFHRLAIMDPRPEGMQPFELEGSFVVCNGEIYGFDALRKKLEGKYTFVSDSDCEVLLPLYREYGTDMFRMLDAEFACIFFDAESGSYVAARDPIGIRPLYYGRDEKGVMVFASEPKNLVGLVDKIAPFPPGHYYKDGVFVRYADMTRVDRPVYDDLDTICQNIREKLIAGVEKRLIADAKVGFLLSGGLDSSLVCAIAAKKSSKPIRTFAIGMDTDAIDLKYAREVADYIGSDHTEVIISRDDVIEALEPVVALLGTYDITTIRASIGMYLVCKAIHEQTDIRVLLTGEISDELFGYKYTDFAPSAQEFQHEAEKRIRELHMYDVLRADRCISVNSLEARVPFGDLDFVRYVMAIDPEKKRNHYGKGKYLLRRAFEGDYLPTNILYREKAAFSDAVGHSLVNDLKDYAESCYTQKEFAEKCKAYTYAQPFTKESLLYRELFEKYYPGQAEMVAGFWMPNRSWEGCDVDDPSARVLSNYGASGL; encoded by the coding sequence ATGTGTTCCATTATGGGATATTGCGGGGAGGGTATGGATTACGAGACCTTCCGACAAGGATTTGACCGTACTCTCTCCCGTGGACCGGATGACACCCGGATCGTAGATACCGGGATGGGCTTGCTGGGCTTTCACCGTCTGGCCATCATGGATCCCCGGCCGGAAGGGATGCAGCCCTTTGAGCTGGAGGGAAGCTTTGTAGTCTGCAACGGCGAGATCTACGGCTTTGATGCTCTGCGCAAGAAGCTGGAGGGGAAGTACACCTTTGTCAGCGACTCGGACTGCGAGGTGCTGCTGCCTTTGTATCGGGAATATGGAACCGATATGTTCCGCATGCTGGACGCAGAGTTTGCCTGCATCTTCTTTGACGCGGAGAGCGGCAGCTATGTGGCCGCCCGGGACCCCATCGGCATCCGGCCTTTGTATTACGGCCGGGATGAAAAGGGCGTCATGGTCTTTGCCAGTGAGCCCAAGAACCTGGTGGGCCTGGTGGATAAGATCGCCCCCTTCCCTCCGGGACACTACTATAAGGACGGCGTCTTCGTGCGCTATGCCGATATGACCCGGGTGGACCGCCCGGTGTACGACGATCTGGATACTATCTGCCAGAACATTCGGGAGAAGCTGATTGCCGGTGTAGAGAAGCGGCTCATTGCCGATGCCAAGGTGGGTTTCCTCCTCAGCGGCGGCCTGGATTCCTCTCTGGTGTGTGCCATCGCAGCCAAGAAGAGTTCCAAACCCATTCGTACCTTTGCCATCGGTATGGATACCGACGCCATCGACCTGAAGTATGCCCGGGAGGTGGCTGATTACATCGGCAGCGACCACACCGAGGTTATCATCAGCCGGGACGATGTGATTGAGGCCCTGGAGCCGGTAGTTGCCCTGTTGGGCACCTACGACATCACCACCATCCGGGCTAGCATCGGTATGTACCTGGTGTGTAAGGCCATCCACGAGCAGACCGACATCCGGGTGCTGCTTACCGGAGAAATTTCCGACGAGCTGTTCGGCTATAAGTATACCGACTTTGCCCCTTCCGCCCAGGAGTTCCAGCATGAGGCGGAGAAACGCATCCGGGAGCTGCACATGTACGATGTGCTCCGGGCCGACCGGTGCATCTCGGTCAACTCTCTGGAGGCCCGGGTGCCCTTCGGTGACCTGGACTTTGTCCGCTATGTCATGGCCATCGACCCCGAGAAAAAGCGCAACCACTACGGCAAGGGCAAATACCTGCTGCGCCGGGCCTTTGAGGGGGACTACCTGCCCACTAACATTCTCTACCGGGAGAAGGCAGCCTTCTCCGATGCAGTAGGCCACTCTCTGGTCAATGATCTGAAGGATTATGCGGAGAGCTGCTACACCCAGAAGGAGTTTGCAGAGAAGTGCAAGGCATATACATACGCGCAGCCTTTTACCAAGGAGTCTTTGCTATACCGGGAACTGTTTGAGAAGTACTACCCCGGCCAGGCGGAGATGGTAGCCGGCTTCTGGATGCCCAACCGCAGTTGGGAGGGGTGCGATGTGGATGACCCCTCGGCCCGGGTGCTGTCCAATTACGGCGCCAGCGGACTGTAA
- the purF gene encoding amidophosphoribosyltransferase, with product MWGEERHLHEECGVFGVCSPKEQDVASLTYYGLFALQHRGQESAGIVVNDRGVFSTCCDVGLVSEVFPPQRLEALGQGNIAVGHVRYATTGSDHKRNVQPIVINHFKGRMALAHNGNLTNSVPLRHKLEEQGSIFHTTTDSEVIAYLIVQERLRQPSIEAAVSAAMDRLEGAYSLVISSPAKLIAARDPMGFRPLCLGKRDDGSIVFASESCALDAVGAKLVRDLLPGEIVVADAQGVRTDTSHCGRTAPHLCVFELIYFARPDSVIQGCSVSRARERAGAFLAQEHPVEADVVIGVPDSGLDAALGYAKASGIPYAIGFTKNRYVGRTFIAPTQAMREEGVDLKLNPVREAVEGKRVVLIDDSIVRGTTCRRTIAMLRRAGAKEIHMRVSAPPFVAPCYYGTDIDSGENLIANHHSVEEIADIIGVDSLGYLSLEHTRALAGREMGFCTACFGGGYPTSVPQSGEKDRFEYKIPRKPQ from the coding sequence ATGTGGGGAGAGGAGCGGCACCTGCACGAGGAGTGCGGTGTATTTGGGGTGTGCAGCCCCAAGGAGCAGGATGTGGCCAGCCTGACTTATTACGGCCTGTTTGCTCTGCAGCACCGGGGACAGGAGAGCGCCGGCATCGTGGTCAACGACCGGGGGGTGTTCTCCACCTGCTGCGACGTGGGACTGGTCAGTGAAGTATTTCCTCCCCAACGGCTGGAAGCGCTGGGCCAAGGAAATATCGCCGTAGGCCATGTGCGCTATGCCACCACCGGCTCCGACCATAAGCGCAACGTACAGCCCATCGTCATCAACCACTTCAAAGGGCGTATGGCTCTGGCCCACAACGGCAACCTCACCAACTCTGTGCCTCTGCGCCACAAGTTGGAGGAGCAGGGCTCCATCTTCCACACCACCACAGACTCGGAAGTTATTGCCTATCTGATCGTCCAGGAGCGGCTGCGCCAGCCCTCCATCGAGGCGGCAGTTTCTGCCGCCATGGATCGGCTGGAAGGGGCATACTCCCTGGTCATTTCCTCCCCCGCCAAGCTCATTGCGGCCCGGGACCCTATGGGGTTCCGGCCGCTTTGCTTGGGAAAGCGGGACGACGGGAGCATCGTGTTTGCCTCCGAGTCCTGTGCTCTGGACGCGGTGGGAGCCAAGCTGGTGCGGGATCTGCTGCCGGGGGAGATCGTGGTGGCCGACGCCCAAGGGGTGCGGACCGACACAAGTCACTGTGGACGGACCGCGCCCCACCTTTGCGTGTTTGAGCTTATTTACTTTGCCCGCCCAGACTCGGTGATCCAGGGCTGCAGTGTGAGCCGTGCCCGGGAGCGGGCGGGGGCTTTTCTGGCCCAGGAGCACCCGGTGGAGGCGGACGTGGTAATCGGTGTGCCCGACTCCGGCCTGGATGCCGCGCTGGGTTACGCCAAGGCCTCCGGAATCCCCTACGCCATCGGCTTTACGAAAAACCGGTATGTGGGCCGCACCTTTATCGCGCCCACCCAGGCTATGCGGGAGGAGGGCGTGGACCTGAAGCTCAACCCAGTGCGGGAGGCGGTGGAGGGCAAACGAGTGGTCCTCATTGACGACTCCATTGTTCGGGGCACGACCTGCCGGCGTACCATTGCCATGCTCCGCCGGGCGGGGGCGAAAGAGATCCACATGCGGGTCAGCGCGCCGCCCTTTGTGGCCCCTTGCTACTACGGTACCGACATCGACAGCGGTGAAAACCTGATTGCCAACCACCATAGTGTGGAGGAGATTGCAGATATCATTGGGGTGGATTCTCTGGGCTACCTCAGTTTGGAACATACCAGGGCGTTGGCAGGCCGGGAGATGGGTTTCTGTACCGCCTGTTTTGGCGGAGGATATCCCACATCGGTTCCCCAGAGCGGAGAGAAGGACCGTTTTGAATATAAAATTCCCCGCAAGCCACAATAA
- a CDS encoding CTP synthase produces the protein MKYIFVTGGVVSGLGKGITAASLGRLLKARGLKVAAQKLDPYINVDPGTMSPYQHGEVFVTEDGAETDLDLGHYERFIDEDLNQFSNLTTGRVYSNVIAKERRGEYLGKTVQTIPHITDEIKRFIYSVGEKTGADVVITEIGGTTGDMESQPFLEAIRQVGREAGQGNALYIHVTLVPYLRASGEHKSKPTQHSVKELQGFGISPDIIVLRCDEPITDRSVFEKIAGFCGVRPDCVIENVTLPSLYEAPLMLEAANFSGVVCRELGLRTPPPDLREWREMVERIHRQSRSVTIGLVGKYVQLHDAYLSVAEALRHAGYALDTRVNIRWIDSEGLTGGTISSQLDGLDGILVPGGFGSRGIEGMVLAAQYAREKQIPYLGICLGMQIAVMEFARHAAGLSQANSGEFDPACPQKVIDFMPGQNDEIDKGGTLRLGSYPCRVQSDSRLYQCYGEPLIYERHRHRYEFNNQYRAQLEMAGLRLSGQSPDGRLVEAVEITGHPFFVGVQFHPEFKSRPNRPHPLFRGFVAAAGSRKEQAK, from the coding sequence ATGAAGTATATATTTGTGACCGGCGGTGTCGTGTCCGGACTGGGTAAGGGCATTACCGCTGCATCCCTGGGCCGACTGCTGAAGGCTCGGGGGCTGAAAGTGGCCGCCCAGAAGCTGGACCCCTATATCAATGTAGACCCGGGGACCATGAGTCCCTACCAGCATGGAGAGGTGTTTGTCACCGAGGATGGGGCGGAGACCGACCTGGACCTGGGACATTATGAGCGTTTCATTGACGAGGACCTGAACCAGTTTTCCAACCTGACTACCGGGCGGGTCTATTCCAACGTGATTGCCAAGGAACGCCGGGGGGAATATCTGGGCAAGACCGTGCAGACCATCCCTCACATCACCGACGAGATCAAGCGGTTTATTTACTCCGTAGGAGAAAAAACCGGGGCCGACGTGGTCATCACGGAGATTGGCGGTACCACCGGCGACATGGAGAGCCAGCCCTTCCTGGAGGCTATCCGTCAGGTAGGACGGGAAGCAGGCCAGGGCAACGCGCTGTATATCCATGTCACCCTGGTGCCCTACCTGCGTGCCTCCGGGGAGCACAAGTCCAAACCCACCCAGCACTCGGTAAAGGAACTGCAGGGCTTTGGTATTTCACCGGATATTATCGTTCTGCGCTGTGACGAACCCATTACCGACCGGAGCGTGTTTGAGAAGATTGCAGGCTTTTGCGGGGTACGGCCCGACTGCGTGATTGAAAATGTGACCCTGCCCAGCCTGTACGAGGCCCCTCTTATGCTGGAGGCAGCCAATTTCTCGGGGGTCGTGTGCCGGGAGCTTGGGCTGCGGACTCCGCCGCCTGATCTGCGGGAGTGGCGGGAGATGGTGGAGCGTATCCACCGGCAAAGCCGCAGCGTCACCATCGGTTTGGTGGGCAAATATGTTCAGCTCCACGATGCCTACCTCTCGGTGGCCGAAGCTCTGCGCCACGCGGGGTATGCCCTGGATACCCGGGTAAATATCCGGTGGATCGACTCGGAGGGACTGACCGGAGGAACGATTTCCTCTCAGCTGGACGGGCTGGATGGGATCCTGGTCCCCGGCGGATTTGGAAGCCGGGGAATCGAGGGGATGGTTCTGGCCGCCCAATACGCCCGGGAGAAGCAGATTCCCTACCTGGGGATCTGTCTGGGTATGCAGATTGCCGTGATGGAGTTTGCCCGCCATGCGGCTGGGCTCTCCCAGGCCAACTCCGGAGAGTTTGACCCGGCCTGTCCGCAAAAGGTCATCGACTTTATGCCCGGACAAAACGATGAGATCGACAAGGGTGGTACGCTGCGTCTGGGCAGCTATCCCTGCCGGGTGCAGTCGGACAGCCGTCTTTACCAGTGCTATGGTGAACCGTTGATTTACGAGCGCCACCGTCACCGCTACGAGTTCAATAATCAGTACCGTGCCCAACTGGAGATGGCCGGGCTGAGGCTCAGCGGCCAGTCTCCCGACGGTCGGTTGGTAGAAGCGGTGGAGATCACCGGACACCCCTTCTTTGTGGGAGTTCAGTTCCATCCGGAATTCAAGAGCCGTCCCAACCGTCCTCACCCCCTGTTTCGTGGGTTTGTGGCGGCAGCCGGCAGCCGGAAAGAACAAGCAAAATAA
- a CDS encoding undecaprenyl-diphosphate phosphatase — protein MLIVELLKSFFLGVVEGITEWLPISSTGHLILVDEFIKLNVTTEFMDMYRYVIQLGAILAVLVLFFHKLNPFSPRKSSHQKRQTWTLWGLVVLACIPSAVIGLPLNDWMDEHLMNPWVVAAALIVYGVGFLIIEDRRRTPAIRRTSDLTWQIALCIGLFQALSIIPGTSRSGATILGAIILGCARPVAAEFSFFLAIPTMVGVSVLKLGKFFAEKIAAGEALFTGPEAAILAVGFIVSFVVSLLCIRFLMDFVKKHDFKPFGWYRIVLGILVLLFFGIRALVA, from the coding sequence ATGTTGATTGTTGAGCTGCTGAAGTCCTTCTTCCTGGGTGTGGTGGAGGGCATCACCGAGTGGCTGCCCATCAGTTCCACCGGCCACCTTATTCTGGTAGATGAATTCATCAAGCTGAATGTCACCACCGAGTTTATGGATATGTACCGCTACGTGATTCAGCTGGGCGCGATTTTAGCCGTACTCGTGCTGTTTTTCCATAAGCTCAACCCCTTCTCTCCCCGGAAATCTTCCCATCAGAAACGGCAGACCTGGACTCTGTGGGGCCTGGTAGTTCTGGCTTGCATCCCCTCTGCCGTCATTGGTCTCCCCCTCAATGACTGGATGGATGAGCATCTGATGAACCCCTGGGTGGTAGCCGCTGCTCTGATCGTCTACGGCGTGGGCTTCCTCATTATCGAGGATCGCCGCCGCACCCCTGCTATCCGCCGCACCAGCGACCTCACCTGGCAGATTGCCCTGTGCATCGGCCTGTTCCAGGCCCTGTCCATCATTCCCGGCACTTCCCGCTCCGGCGCTACCATCCTGGGCGCTATCATTCTGGGCTGTGCCCGGCCTGTGGCTGCGGAGTTCTCCTTCTTCCTGGCCATCCCCACCATGGTGGGTGTGAGTGTCCTGAAGCTGGGCAAATTCTTCGCCGAGAAGATCGCTGCCGGCGAGGCTCTCTTTACCGGTCCGGAGGCCGCTATCCTGGCGGTAGGCTTTATCGTCTCTTTTGTAGTCTCCCTGTTGTGCATCCGCTTCCTGATGGACTTTGTGAAAAAGCACGACTTCAAGCCCTTTGGCTGGTACCGCATCGTCCTGGGTATCCTGGTCCTGCTGTTTTTCGGTATTCGTGCGCTGGTGGCATAA
- the bioB gene encoding biotin synthase BioB: MNFVEELKQKVLAGGKVTREEALELVSVPLEALSQAADELREHFCGDRFDLCTIVNGKCGKCSEDCKYCAQSAHYHTSLEESYPLLSTEELVKGAAENKRQGVLRYSIVTSGRKLSDQEVDQACESIRAIREQVGIEVCVSFGLLGEEAFRKLKEAGASRVHCNLESSRRYFPQVCTTHTYNEKIETLKAAQRAGLSVCSGGILGLGETMEDRIDMVLTARELGVKSVPVNLLNPIPGTPYEHNPILTEDELRRVVAIFRFLIPDGNIRLAGGRGLLEDKGGRCFRSGANAAISGDMLTTAGITVQRDQEMLKGLGYTVRLE, encoded by the coding sequence ATGAATTTTGTGGAGGAACTGAAACAGAAAGTGCTGGCCGGAGGTAAGGTGACCCGGGAAGAGGCGCTGGAGCTGGTCAGTGTTCCCCTGGAGGCGTTAAGCCAAGCGGCCGATGAGTTGCGGGAGCACTTCTGCGGTGACCGCTTTGACCTGTGTACCATCGTCAACGGCAAGTGTGGCAAATGCTCCGAGGACTGTAAATACTGTGCCCAGAGCGCCCACTACCACACCAGCCTGGAGGAGAGCTATCCGCTTCTCTCCACAGAGGAACTGGTGAAAGGGGCCGCAGAAAATAAGCGCCAGGGCGTATTGCGCTACTCCATTGTCACCTCCGGGCGTAAGCTGTCCGACCAGGAGGTAGATCAAGCCTGTGAGAGCATCCGGGCGATCCGGGAGCAGGTGGGTATTGAAGTATGTGTTTCCTTCGGCCTGCTGGGGGAGGAGGCCTTTCGAAAGTTGAAGGAGGCGGGGGCCTCCAGGGTCCACTGTAATTTGGAGTCCTCCCGGCGTTATTTCCCCCAGGTGTGTACCACCCATACTTATAACGAGAAGATCGAGACGCTGAAAGCTGCTCAGCGGGCGGGACTGTCCGTCTGTTCCGGCGGCATCCTGGGACTGGGGGAGACGATGGAGGACCGGATCGACATGGTCCTCACCGCGCGGGAGTTGGGAGTAAAGTCCGTGCCAGTCAATCTGCTCAACCCCATTCCCGGTACACCCTATGAGCACAATCCGATCCTGACCGAGGATGAGCTGCGCCGGGTGGTAGCCATCTTCCGTTTCCTCATTCCCGACGGCAACATTCGTCTGGCGGGAGGCCGAGGCCTGCTGGAGGATAAGGGAGGGCGCTGCTTCCGTTCCGGAGCCAATGCGGCTATCTCGGGCGATATGCTGACCACCGCGGGCATTACGGTGCAGCGGGATCAGGAGATGCTGAAGGGGCTGGGGTACACGGTCCGTTTGGAGTAA